In a genomic window of Nostoc sp. UHCC 0870:
- a CDS encoding DUF4335 domain-containing protein — MNIQRKYSLPNCTLLLEGLSDATRGTHFQEMRPELSILVNAECYISNHNQPLVGGREFFESLVRAVSGYAQEFLSNVPNPQAHNQDSELVELQNIDVNRHRLIVHAENAPDEFNSGSSDNQKPIQLDLNTVQLFDLVEAVDQFFADTQTLPELSLELQPVTRRYGGTSQAVMKQAVPATIGVSSLAVAAIAFSMIPAPEIRPPETKREEQSSTTNPTASPTTTPTTTPTTAASPTPTPAATAAAATPTPTEVATQPAVKDLEALLNNVNEIIDPSQLRVLNRQVWNQIDPAWNNRTGVKQDLVYRLGVAADGSIVGYKAVNQGANESIELTPLPNLLYNPANRPPIANEPIAQFKVVFTSKGILEVSPWRGYARTPEVVGKKISDANTIKTLNQKLYDTVRQNWSGTPGFNKDLKYRVAINKDGTIADYEPLNQVAFDYFRETPLPKMFQAVYGSNAAAPNNKEALAHFQVIFKPSGQLEVAPWQGYQ; from the coding sequence ATGAACATTCAACGTAAGTACAGTTTGCCTAATTGTACATTGCTTTTAGAGGGATTAAGTGATGCTACCAGAGGCACACATTTCCAAGAAATGCGGCCTGAACTGTCAATTTTAGTAAATGCAGAATGTTATATTTCCAACCACAATCAACCCCTCGTGGGAGGAAGAGAATTTTTTGAAAGTTTAGTGAGAGCAGTTAGTGGTTATGCTCAAGAGTTTTTGAGTAATGTGCCGAACCCACAAGCACATAATCAAGACTCTGAATTGGTAGAGTTACAGAACATAGATGTTAACCGCCACAGGTTAATAGTTCACGCTGAGAATGCACCAGATGAATTTAATTCTGGCTCTAGCGATAATCAAAAACCAATTCAACTAGATTTGAATACGGTACAGTTGTTTGATTTAGTAGAAGCCGTAGATCAGTTTTTTGCCGACACTCAAACTTTACCGGAGTTATCCCTAGAATTACAACCAGTTACTAGACGTTATGGTGGTACTAGTCAAGCTGTCATGAAACAGGCAGTACCAGCAACTATTGGTGTTTCTAGTTTAGCTGTAGCAGCGATCGCCTTTAGCATGATTCCTGCGCCAGAAATACGCCCACCAGAAACCAAGCGAGAGGAACAAAGTTCTACTACCAATCCTACAGCGTCCCCAACGACAACACCAACGACAACACCCACAACGGCAGCAAGTCCCACACCAACACCAGCAGCCACCGCAGCCGCCGCAACTCCCACGCCTACAGAAGTTGCAACTCAACCCGCAGTTAAAGATTTAGAGGCACTTTTAAATAATGTTAATGAAATCATCGACCCCTCTCAACTACGTGTTTTAAATCGGCAGGTTTGGAATCAAATTGATCCCGCTTGGAATAACCGCACAGGAGTTAAACAGGATTTAGTTTATCGCTTAGGTGTAGCAGCAGATGGGTCAATTGTGGGTTACAAAGCAGTCAACCAAGGGGCAAATGAAAGTATAGAATTAACACCCCTGCCTAACTTACTTTACAATCCTGCTAACCGTCCTCCCATTGCGAATGAACCAATTGCCCAATTTAAAGTAGTTTTTACTAGCAAAGGCATACTAGAGGTTAGCCCTTGGCGTGGTTATGCGAGAACCCCGGAAGTTGTCGGGAAAAAAATCTCTGATGCTAATACCATCAAAACGTTAAATCAAAAGCTTTACGATACAGTCCGGCAAAATTGGAGTGGAACTCCCGGCTTTAACAAAGATTTGAAGTATCGCGTCGCCATCAATAAAGATGGCACAATTGCTGATTATGAACCGCTCAACCAAGTAGCCTTTGACTATTTCCGGGAAACACCCTTACCGAAAATGTTTCAAGCCGTGTACGGTTCAAATGCAGCTGCACCCAACAACAAGGAAGCTTTAGCCCACTTCCAGGTCATATTCAAGCCTAGCGGTCAATTAGAAGTTGCCCCTTGGCAGGGATATCAGTAA
- a CDS encoding DUF3038 domain-containing protein: MNVSASLTPFNSPPPPSLPMILDTLPDPAIAGQGCPARTRLQIDLILLAIEALELGGSEAILTFAQELDLKGIVKDRVNLWRMRSSNPIRRAHIRRPLTIMEAKALVVIACYIARRLTVVIRQMLMICQQMNDKQIPLEQNLRLSNYLERFRAHFKSRMNARRFGALALNSDEKLNELAINLLGQLLFCTGTAGMQRFWISLFDGEVE; this comes from the coding sequence ATGAATGTTTCTGCAAGCTTAACGCCGTTCAACAGTCCACCCCCCCCATCACTGCCGATGATTTTGGACACTTTACCAGATCCTGCGATCGCGGGACAGGGATGTCCTGCTAGAACTAGGTTGCAAATTGATCTGATTTTACTGGCGATTGAAGCTTTAGAATTGGGTGGTTCTGAAGCCATCCTCACTTTTGCCCAAGAGTTGGACTTGAAAGGAATTGTTAAGGATAGGGTGAATTTGTGGCGGATGCGGAGTTCTAACCCCATCAGAAGAGCGCATATTCGCCGCCCTTTAACTATTATGGAGGCAAAAGCTTTAGTAGTAATTGCCTGTTACATTGCCCGGCGGTTAACGGTTGTGATCCGCCAAATGCTGATGATCTGTCAGCAAATGAACGACAAGCAGATCCCCCTAGAACAGAATTTACGTCTATCTAATTACCTAGAACGCTTTAGAGCGCATTTTAAAAGCAGAATGAACGCTCGCCGTTTTGGTGCGTTGGCTTTAAATTCTGATGAAAAATTAAATGAATTAGCTATAAATTTGTTGGGACAGTTGCTATTTTGTACTGGCACAGCTGGAATGCAGCGTTTCTGGATTAGTCTATTTGACGGGGAAGTAGAATGA
- a CDS encoding adenine phosphoribosyltransferase, which yields MDLKSLIRDIPDFPKPGIMFRDITTLLRDREGLRYTIDFLAEKCIEAGFEVDYVAGMESRGFIFGTPLAYRLGAGFIPVRKKGKLPAAVHSVEYQLEYGTDCLEVHQDALHPGSRVLIVDDLIATGGTATATAQLMQQIGCELVGFGFIIELRDLQGRKYLPDVPIISLVEY from the coding sequence ATGGATTTAAAATCTCTAATTCGTGACATCCCAGATTTCCCTAAGCCCGGAATTATGTTTCGGGATATTACTACTTTACTGCGCGATCGCGAAGGTTTGCGATACACTATTGACTTTCTTGCAGAAAAATGTATTGAAGCTGGATTTGAGGTCGATTATGTTGCGGGTATGGAGTCAAGGGGGTTCATTTTTGGAACTCCGTTAGCTTATAGATTAGGTGCTGGTTTTATTCCTGTCCGCAAAAAAGGTAAGCTACCAGCAGCCGTTCACTCTGTTGAATATCAACTAGAGTATGGTACTGACTGTTTAGAAGTGCATCAAGATGCTTTACACCCAGGTAGCCGAGTCTTGATTGTAGATGATTTGATAGCGACAGGAGGAACAGCCACTGCTACAGCCCAATTAATGCAGCAAATAGGCTGCGAATTAGTGGGTTTTGGGTTTATTATCGAGCTACGGGATTTACAAGGGCGCAAATATTTACCAGATGTGCCAATTATTTCTCTAGTTGAATATTAG
- a CDS encoding ABC transporter permease: MTSTRISWDRGWDWLIRLITSETLIYVVKRILQALLTLLLASALSFFIMKLSPGNYVDTLRQNPKISPERITELIKQFGLDKPWIEQYWFWLVRIVTKGDFGTSFVYQRSVASLLWERIPATLILAIASLVITWAIAIPLGIVAAVKQNKATDRILQVISYTGQGFPSFITVLLLLIFAQFTTPLFPVGGMTSIDHADLSWFGKILDLGWHMILPTIALSITSFAGLQRIMRGELLDVLRQDYIQTARAKGLPENRVIYVHALRNAINPLITLLGFELAGLLGGAFIAEQFFNWPGLGRLTLQAVQAKDQYLVMASLVMSAVLLNVGNLMADLLLKVADPRIRLDT; encoded by the coding sequence ATGACTTCTACAAGAATTTCCTGGGATAGAGGTTGGGACTGGTTAATTAGGTTGATCACCAGCGAAACATTGATTTATGTGGTGAAGCGGATATTGCAGGCACTGTTGACCCTATTGTTGGCATCGGCATTGTCGTTTTTTATCATGAAACTATCCCCAGGGAATTATGTAGATACATTGCGGCAAAATCCGAAAATTTCTCCAGAGAGAATTACAGAACTGATCAAGCAGTTTGGGTTGGATAAGCCTTGGATAGAGCAATATTGGTTCTGGTTGGTACGTATTGTCACCAAAGGAGATTTTGGTACAAGTTTTGTTTACCAGCGTTCAGTTGCGTCTCTATTGTGGGAGAGAATACCTGCTACTTTAATTTTAGCGATCGCTTCTTTAGTTATTACTTGGGCGATCGCTATTCCCTTGGGTATCGTAGCGGCGGTAAAACAAAATAAAGCCACTGACCGAATTTTGCAGGTGATTAGCTATACCGGACAAGGATTTCCCAGTTTCATCACTGTTCTACTCCTACTGATCTTTGCCCAATTCACCACGCCTTTATTCCCCGTGGGTGGAATGACTAGCATTGACCATGCGGATTTATCTTGGTTCGGTAAAATCCTTGACCTCGGTTGGCACATGATTTTACCTACCATTGCTTTGAGTATTACTAGTTTTGCTGGCTTACAACGCATCATGCGCGGCGAATTATTAGATGTACTGCGCCAAGATTACATCCAAACAGCACGCGCCAAAGGACTCCCAGAAAATCGTGTAATTTACGTCCATGCGCTGCGTAATGCCATTAACCCCCTCATTACTTTGTTAGGCTTTGAGTTAGCAGGTTTATTAGGCGGTGCATTCATCGCTGAACAATTCTTCAACTGGCCGGGTTTAGGTAGATTAACTTTACAGGCGGTTCAAGCTAAAGACCAGTATTTAGTCATGGCTAGTCTAGTAATGAGTGCCGTATTACTCAATGTAGGCAACCTTATGGCAGACTTGTTACTTAAAGTAGCCGACCCCCGCATTCGTCTAGACACCTAA
- a CDS encoding Uma2 family endonuclease translates to MNQPTTERVRWTNADLELFPDDGKRYEIIDGELLVTRSPHWKHQKACVRISTALDNWSQETDLGEVVIAPGIILGDNDNIIPDVVWVSKQRLTELLDEAGHLTAAPELVIEVLSPGNENEKRDRELKLKLYSTRGVREYWIVDWRKQQLEVYRREQGSLKLVTTLFPGDQLDSPLLPNFTCAIACLFA, encoded by the coding sequence ATGAACCAGCCGACGACAGAAAGAGTACGCTGGACTAACGCCGACTTAGAGTTGTTTCCAGATGACGGAAAACGCTATGAAATCATCGATGGAGAATTATTGGTGACAAGATCGCCTCATTGGAAACATCAAAAAGCTTGTGTCAGAATTAGCACAGCTTTAGATAATTGGTCACAGGAGACTGATTTGGGAGAAGTTGTGATTGCTCCCGGTATTATCTTAGGGGATAACGATAATATCATTCCCGATGTTGTTTGGGTTAGTAAACAGAGATTAACTGAACTCTTAGATGAAGCTGGACATTTGACGGCTGCACCAGAATTAGTGATAGAAGTTTTATCTCCCGGTAATGAGAACGAAAAACGGGACAGAGAACTAAAACTTAAGCTTTATTCAACACGGGGTGTAAGAGAGTATTGGATTGTTGATTGGCGCAAACAACAGTTGGAAGTATACCGACGCGAACAGGGAAGTTTAAAGTTAGTAACAACTTTATTTCCAGGTGATCAACTGGACTCGCCCCTACTACCTAATTTTACTTGTGCGATCGCTTGTTTATTTGCTTAA
- the purF gene encoding amidophosphoribosyltransferase: protein MIPIDSVTLDEYPQQIDNPIDSLESRPDKPEEACGVFGIYAPGENVAKLTYFGLYALQHRGQESAGIATFEGTTVHLHKDMGLVSQVFNESILEELPGSIGVGHTRYSTTGSSRKVNAQPAVVETRLGSLALAHNGNLVNTVKLREELLNSNFNLITTTDSEMIAFAIAEAVNAGADWLEGAIQAFHRCEGAFSLVIGTPVGVMGVRDPNGIRPLVIGTVPGNPVRYVLSSETCGLDIIGAEYLRDVEPGEVVWITEEGMASNHWSEKPQRKLCIFEMIYFARPDSQMHNESLYSYRMRLGRQLAKESYVDADIVFGVPDSGIPAAIGFSQASGVAYGEGLIKNRYVGRTFIQPTQTMRESGIKMKLNPLKDVLVGKRVIIVDDSIVRGTTSRKLVKALREAGAAEVHMRISSPPVTHPCFYGIDTDSQDQLIAATKSVAEIAQQLEVDSLAYLSWEGMLETTQEDTNSFCSACFTGDYPVAIPEQIKRSKLILEKVVV from the coding sequence ATGATTCCCATTGATTCCGTCACTTTGGATGAGTACCCCCAGCAGATCGATAACCCAATCGATAGCCTGGAAAGTCGTCCTGACAAGCCAGAAGAAGCTTGCGGAGTTTTCGGCATCTACGCACCAGGAGAAAATGTTGCCAAACTGACCTACTTTGGATTATATGCCCTGCAACATCGGGGTCAAGAATCAGCCGGCATTGCCACCTTTGAAGGGACAACAGTACACCTGCACAAAGACATGGGTTTGGTGTCTCAAGTTTTTAATGAGTCAATTTTGGAAGAGTTACCAGGGAGTATAGGCGTTGGTCATACTCGTTATTCCACCACCGGTTCTAGCCGGAAAGTGAATGCCCAACCTGCCGTAGTCGAAACCCGCTTAGGTTCGTTAGCGTTAGCACATAATGGTAATTTAGTCAATACTGTAAAATTGCGGGAAGAGTTGCTCAATAGTAACTTTAACTTAATAACCACCACAGACTCAGAGATGATTGCCTTTGCGATCGCAGAAGCAGTCAACGCAGGTGCAGATTGGTTAGAAGGTGCTATTCAGGCATTTCATCGCTGCGAAGGCGCATTTAGTTTAGTTATAGGTACTCCCGTTGGCGTGATGGGTGTACGTGATCCTAATGGCATTCGTCCTTTAGTGATTGGTACTGTACCAGGGAATCCCGTCCGCTACGTTTTATCTTCCGAAACCTGCGGTTTAGATATCATTGGTGCGGAATACCTGCGCGATGTCGAACCAGGTGAAGTAGTTTGGATTACCGAAGAGGGTATGGCTTCTAACCACTGGAGTGAAAAACCCCAGCGTAAACTATGTATTTTTGAAATGATTTACTTTGCCCGTCCTGATAGCCAGATGCACAATGAGAGTCTGTATAGCTATCGGATGCGCTTAGGACGACAATTAGCAAAAGAGTCTTATGTAGACGCAGATATTGTTTTTGGAGTTCCTGATTCTGGCATACCAGCCGCCATTGGCTTTTCCCAGGCTTCTGGTGTTGCTTACGGTGAAGGACTAATTAAAAATCGTTATGTAGGACGCACCTTTATTCAGCCTACCCAAACCATGCGGGAATCGGGTATCAAGATGAAACTCAACCCCCTCAAAGATGTGCTGGTAGGTAAAAGAGTGATTATTGTGGATGATTCAATTGTCCGGGGTACTACTAGCCGTAAACTAGTGAAAGCCTTGCGTGAAGCTGGTGCAGCAGAAGTACATATGCGGATTTCTTCACCTCCGGTAACTCATCCTTGCTTCTATGGTATTGACACCGATAGCCAAGATCAGCTGATTGCTGCAACCAAATCAGTAGCAGAAATTGCCCAGCAGCTAGAAGTAGATAGCCTTGCTTACCTGAGTTGGGAAGGAATGTTAGAAACAACACAAGAAGATACCAATAGCTTCTGTTCAGCTTGCTTCACCGGAGATTACCCCGTAGCGATTCCTGAGCAGATAAAACGTTCTAAGCTGATTTTGGAGAAGGTTGTAGTTTAG
- the purL gene encoding phosphoribosylformylglycinamidine synthase subunit PurL — MTATTPAPFSPQEIAAEGIKPEEYAEIVRRLGRHPNKAELGMFGVMWSEHCCYKNSRPLLKQFPTTGPRILVGPGENAGVVDLGEGLQLAFKIESHNHPSAVEPFQGAATGVGGILRDIFTMGARPIALLNSLRFGSLEDPRTQRLFSGVVAGISHYGNCVGVPTVGGEVYFDPAYSGNPLVNVMALGLMETPEIVKSGASGIGNPVLYVGSTTGRDGMGGASFASAELSDESMDDRPAVQVGDPFLEKSLIEACLEAFKTGAVVAAQDMGAAGITCSTAEMAAKGGVGIELDLDKIPVRELGMIPYEYLLSESQERMLFVAHKGREQELIDIFHRWGLQAVVAGTVISEPIVRILFEGGVAAEIPADALAENTPLYERELLAEPPEYARKAWEWSPNALPTCISEGIEIQGNRQSWHDILLTLLDTPTIASKNWVYRQYDHQVQNNTVILPGGADAAVVRLRPLEGQGGINHPLSGVAATVDCNPRYVYLDPYEGAKAVVAEAARNLSCVGAEPLAVTDNLNFGSPEKPIGYWQLSEACRGLAEGCRELATPVTGGNVSLYNETLDSQGNPQPIYPTPVVGMVGLIPDLSKICGQGWQTPGDVIYLLGSSPSNLGASEYLATIHSTVAGRPAKVDFDLERRVQKVCREGIRSGWVNSAHDCAEGGVAIAIAECCLAGKLGAQIYLEATQSQRLDELLFGEGGTRIIVSVASAQQENWESYLQTHLGTEWQKLGTVGNIGTDLAVLTTDNQTLIQVSIEEMNDRYQNAIARRLMM; from the coding sequence ATGACTGCCACAACCCCTGCTCCCTTTTCTCCCCAAGAAATTGCTGCTGAAGGTATTAAACCAGAAGAATACGCAGAAATTGTGCGCCGCTTAGGTCGTCATCCCAACAAAGCCGAATTGGGAATGTTTGGGGTGATGTGGTCTGAGCATTGCTGCTACAAAAATTCTCGCCCTTTACTCAAACAGTTTCCCACTACTGGCCCCCGCATCCTTGTAGGGCCAGGAGAAAATGCCGGAGTTGTTGATTTGGGTGAAGGACTCCAACTAGCATTTAAGATTGAGTCCCATAACCATCCCTCAGCTGTTGAACCCTTTCAAGGTGCTGCAACCGGAGTTGGTGGTATTCTCAGAGATATTTTTACAATGGGTGCGCGTCCCATTGCTTTGTTAAACTCGCTCCGGTTTGGTTCTCTAGAAGACCCCAGAACCCAAAGGCTATTCTCTGGAGTAGTTGCAGGAATTTCCCACTATGGTAACTGTGTTGGCGTTCCCACTGTTGGCGGTGAGGTTTACTTTGACCCGGCTTACTCCGGTAATCCCTTGGTGAATGTTATGGCACTAGGATTAATGGAAACGCCGGAAATTGTCAAATCTGGAGCATCTGGGATTGGGAATCCTGTATTGTATGTGGGTTCTACAACTGGCCGTGATGGTATGGGAGGAGCTAGTTTTGCTAGTGCCGAATTAAGTGATGAATCAATGGATGACCGTCCGGCGGTGCAAGTAGGCGACCCATTTTTAGAAAAATCGTTAATTGAAGCTTGTCTGGAGGCGTTTAAGACAGGTGCAGTTGTAGCTGCTCAAGATATGGGTGCTGCGGGTATCACCTGTTCTACTGCTGAGATGGCGGCAAAAGGTGGTGTCGGTATCGAATTAGATTTAGATAAGATTCCGGTACGGGAATTGGGGATGATTCCCTATGAATATCTACTGTCAGAGTCCCAAGAACGAATGCTGTTTGTTGCCCATAAAGGACGAGAGCAAGAGTTAATTGATATTTTCCACCGTTGGGGACTACAGGCTGTTGTCGCTGGTACGGTAATTAGCGAACCGATTGTCAGGATTCTATTTGAAGGTGGAGTAGCAGCAGAAATTCCAGCTGATGCTTTGGCAGAAAATACCCCACTTTATGAGCGTGAGTTACTGGCAGAACCGCCAGAATATGCCCGTAAAGCTTGGGAATGGTCGCCTAATGCTTTGCCGACTTGTATATCTGAGGGTATTGAAATTCAAGGTAATCGACAAAGTTGGCATGATATTTTATTAACTTTACTAGATACGCCTACGATCGCCTCCAAAAATTGGGTGTATCGTCAGTATGACCATCAAGTCCAGAATAATACTGTTATTTTACCTGGTGGTGCAGATGCGGCAGTAGTCAGATTAAGACCTTTAGAAGGGCAGGGGGGAATTAACCATCCCCTAAGCGGCGTTGCTGCTACAGTAGACTGTAATCCTCGTTATGTTTACCTTGACCCTTATGAGGGAGCTAAGGCAGTAGTTGCAGAAGCCGCACGCAACCTTAGCTGTGTGGGTGCAGAACCTTTGGCGGTGACAGATAACCTCAATTTTGGTAGCCCGGAAAAACCCATTGGTTACTGGCAATTATCAGAAGCTTGTCGAGGTTTGGCGGAGGGTTGTCGAGAATTAGCCACCCCCGTCACTGGCGGGAATGTTTCTTTATATAATGAAACCCTTGATTCCCAAGGCAACCCCCAACCCATTTATCCGACTCCCGTTGTGGGGATGGTGGGATTGATTCCTGATTTAAGCAAAATTTGTGGTCAGGGTTGGCAAACCCCAGGTGATGTGATTTATCTTCTCGGCTCATCTCCCAGCAACTTAGGCGCATCGGAATATTTAGCCACCATTCACAGCACTGTCGCAGGTAGACCAGCTAAGGTAGATTTTGACTTAGAACGTCGTGTCCAGAAAGTCTGCCGTGAGGGTATCCGTTCCGGTTGGGTAAATTCAGCCCATGATTGTGCTGAGGGGGGTGTAGCTATTGCCATAGCAGAATGTTGTCTCGCTGGCAAGCTAGGGGCGCAAATATATTTAGAAGCTACCCAGTCACAACGCCTTGATGAATTACTCTTCGGTGAAGGTGGGACAAGAATTATTGTGTCTGTAGCATCAGCACAACAAGAAAACTGGGAATCCTATTTACAGACACATCTGGGTACAGAATGGCAAAAACTGGGAACGGTGGGTAATATCGGTACAGATTTAGCGGTTTTAACTACTGATAACCAAACCTTAATCCAAGTTAGTATCGAAGAGATGAATGATCGTTATCAAAATGCGATCGCAAGACGGTTAATGATGTAA